The Roseisolibacter agri genome contains the following window.
GCTGGACGCGCGGCGGCTGTGGAGCGTGCGGCTGGTCGCCGCGCCCGACGGCGTGACGGCGGATCCCGAGCTGTCGCCGGCGCTGGCGGGCGCGCTCGTGCTGGTGCGCGGCGCCGTCGCGCATGGCGGGCCCGCGAGCGCGCCCGAGCTGGACGCGGCGGCCGCGCTGCTGGCGGAGGACGTCGCGCCGGAGATCCACGCGGCGGCGGGCGCGGTGCTGCGCCGCGAGGGCGACGCCGGCGCGCGCGCGCTCATCGCGCGGCTGGCCGCGGCCGAGTCGATCGCCGCGCGCCGCCGCTGCTTCGACGCGCTGCTCGACATCGGCGCGGGCGTCGCGGAGCTGGTGGACGCGCTGCAGCATCCGCAGTGGTACGTCGTCCGCAACGTCGCGGAGCTGCTCGGCGCGCTGGAGGCGCGCGAGGCGGAGGTGCCGCTGGCGCTGCTGCTGGCGCATCCGGACGTGCGCGTGCGCGAGGCCGCCGCGGTCGCGCTGGACCGGCTGGCGACGCCCGTCGCCCGCGACGCGCTGCGCGGCGTGCTGTCGGACGAGTCGACGACCGTGCGGCGCCTGTCGGTGCGCGCGATCGCGGCGCCGGGCGGTGCGCCGGGGCGTGCGGCGGCCGCGCGCCTGATCGCGGCGTTCGACCGCGAGGCCGATCCGGACGTGCGGCTCGAAGCCGTGGCGGCGCTCGGGCGCGTCGGCACCTTCGACGCGGTGCAGCGGCTGCTGCGGCTGGCCGGCGCGCGCGAGGCGCATCAGGGCGCGGCGGTGCGTGTGGCGGCGCTGCACGCGCTGGCGCAGGCGCGCGGCGCCGCCGCGGACGCGACGCTGCGCGCGTTGATCGACGACCGCGAGCCCGCGGTGCGCGAGACCGCGCGGCGCCTGCTCGCGACGCTCGCCGCATGACGATGGCCGCGACGCCCGCCGCGCGTCCGATGCGCATCCCCGGCTACGGGCTGCCGGCGCCCGCCGAGGCCGACCTGCTGCTGGCGCTGACGCGCCAGTTCGGGGCCGAGCGGGCGGCAACGGTGCTCGCCGAAGCGCTGCAGGCGGCCGGCCTGCGCGCCGACGATGCCCCCTTCCCGCCCGGCGCGCTCGCGCGGGTCGCCGACGTGCTCGCGCAGCAGGACGGCGTGACGCGCGTCATCGGCCGCTCGTTCGCGATCCGGCTCGCGACCTACCTCCTGCTGCGGCGCCGCTCGGCGCCGTCCGTCCCGTGACCTCCATTCCCGAGCCCGTGCCGCGCGCCGCGGCGTCGCTGACCGGCCCCGAGGCCGCCGCCGTGTACGACCGGGCGCGGCTGGCGGAGGTCGCGCGTCTCGGCCTCGACCAGCCGGCGGCCGACGCGGTGCTGTCGGCGGCGGTGCGCGCCGCGGCGGGCGCGCTGTCGCTGCCCATCGGCCTCGTGACGATCGTCCTCGACGAGGCGCAGTTCTTCCTCGCGCACACGGGCCTCGACGGCTGGATGGCCGAGACGCACGGCGGGCCGGTGGAGTGGAGCTTCTGCCGCTTCGCGGTCGCGTCGCTGGCGCCGTTCGTCGTGGAGGACGCGACCGTGCATCCGCTGGTGCGCGAGTCGCCGCCGGTGACGATCGACAACCTGCGCTGCTACGCGGGCGTCCCGCTGGTCACGTCGCGCGGCGTGGCGGTCGGCACGCTGTGCGTCGCGGGCGAGGAGCCGCGGCAGTTCGCGGACGCGGACATCGCGACGCTGCGCGCGCTGGCCGACGACGTCGTCGCACACCTCGAGCGGCGCGAGCCGCGCGCCTAGCCTACGCGGGCTCGCGCTCGAGCGGCACGACGGCGAGCGTGCAGCGCGAGATGCACACGAGGCGCTCGCGCGCGTCGCTGATCCGGATCTCCCACACCTGCGTGCTGCGTCCCACGTGCACCGGGGTGCCGACGGCGGTCACGACGCCGTCGCGCACCGGGCGCAGGTGGTTGGCGTTGATCTCGAGGCCGACCGCCATGAAGCGCGCGCGGTCGATGTTGAGCGACGCGGCGATGGACGCCACGCTCTCGGCCAGCGCGACCGAGGCGCCGCCGTGCAGGAGCCCGTACGGCTGGTGCACGCGCTGCTCGACCGACATCGTCGCGACCACGCGCGCGGGCTCCGCCTCGATCACGTCGATGCCGAGGTGGTCGACGAGGCCGCGCGAGGGGAAGCCCTGCAGCCAGGCGCGCACCTCGTCGGTCATGCGGGGTGTCGTCATCGCTCAGCCGACGAGCTGGGCGTGCCAGGACTCGCGCAGCGGACGCTCGAAGCGCGTGCGCCAGTCGCGCGCGGTGGTGACGGTGGTGTCGAACACGGGCCGGTCGGCGCCGCCGCCACTGCGCGCCGCGAAGGCCTCGCGGTCGGCCACCTGCACGTCGCCGGCGTCGTCGCGCCAGTAGACGCGCCCGCCGCCGAGCAGCGTGGTGCCGAGCACGGGCTCGAGCGCGTGCAGCGCGCGGAACATCCCGTCGATCGAGCAGCCGGACGCGCCCTCGACGGACTGGTCGACGCCGACGGCGAGAAAGCGATCGTCGCGCCAGTCGCGCGCGCAGCGCAGCGGCACGCCGTGCGCGGACCACACGGACAGGAACTGGTCGACGCGCGCCAGCAGCGATTCGGCTGCGGCGCCGCGCACGGGGTCGGCCGCGGCGAACACCCAGACGCGGGCGTCGTCGGGCAGCTGGGCGAAGGGGACGGCGGGCATGGGGAGAAGATAGCGGCGTGCGGCGTGCTGCGTGCTGCGTGGCATGCCTCCACGCGCCGGACCCCTGCTGCCGTTTGGAGGGATGCGGATGCTCCGGATCACGACGGATGCTGCGGATCGCTCCGCGCGGCGACGACGCTCCATGCGCGACACGGGGCGATCCGAGTGATCCGTTCGGATCCGGAGCATCCGCGTCCCCCCAGCAGGCGAACGGGTCCGGCGCACCGACGCGTCCCGAGGCCGTTCACGCGGCACGCAGCACGCCACACGCAGCGCTCAGCTTCCGTGGCCGCGGAACACGAAGTAGACCGCCCCCAGCAGGCACAGCCCCGCCCACAGGAAGTCGAGCCGCGGCGCCTGCTTCATGTACAGCACGCTGAACGGCACGAACACCAGCAGCGTGATGACCTCCTGCAGCATCTTCAGCTGCGGCAGCGTCAGCACCGTGAAGCCGATGCGGTTGGCGGGGACCTGCAGCAGGTACTCGAAGAGCGCGATCCCCCAGCTCACGATCGCCGCGATCCACCAGGGCCGCTCCGCCAGCGACCGCAGGTGGCCGTACCAGGCGTAGGTCATGAAGACGTTCGAGAGCGTCAGCAGCAGGACGGTGCGGAGCGTCGCGGGCATGGCAGGAGGCGCGGATGGCAGCGGGAACGGACCGGGAATATGATGCGCGCATGTCGGACTCCGTCACCTGGCGCCTGGCGCCGTACCACGACCTGACGCGCGACGAGCTGTACGCGCTGCTGCAGCTCCGCCAGCGCGTGTTCGTCGTCGAGCAGAGCTGCCCCTTCCTGGACATCGACGGCGCGGACGACCGCGCGTGGCACCTGCTGGGCTGGACGCGCGACGCCGAGGGCGCGCCGCTGCTGGGCGCCTACGCGCGGCTGTTCGCGCCCGGCGCGATGTACGACGAGGCGTCGATCGGCCGCGTGGTGACGCACCCCGCCGCGCGACGCGGCGGGCTGGGACGTGCGCTGATGCGGGAGGCGCTGGCGCGGCTGGCGACGTTGTCGCCGGGATCGCCGGTGCGCATCGGCGCCCAGCGCTACCTGGAGCGCTTCTACGAGAGCCTCGGCTTCCACGTCGCGGGGCCGGAGTACCTGGAGGACGGGATCCCGCACGTGGAGATGCTGCGCACCGCCTGAGGGGCGGACTGGGGGCTGCGGATCTCGGACGCCGCCGCGCGCAGCGGTCGTTACCCGCCCGCGACCGTTCCGCCACGGCACGCGGACACGTGGATGCCATCGTCCGGCCGACCCTCACGCCGGACCGACGCATGCCGCTCCCGACACTCCCGACGCTCCCGACGCTCCCGACGCTCTCGCCCGCCGCCCGCCCGTACGACCCGTCCACGTCCGACCCGACCGCCAGCGCGCTCGCGCGGGCGGTCGAGGCACGCGACCGGCGCGGCATGGACGTCGACGGAGCGCTGTCGCTGTTCGTGCGCCGCGCCCGCGTCCACGAGGAGCCCGTGGAGCGCATGCTCGCGCGGCTGAAGCGGCTGCTGCTGGCCCACGTCCGGCCGCTGCGCGCCGACGACGATCCGCAGGAGGTCGTCGCGCTCGTGATGCGGCGCGCGATCACGGCCTACTACACCGCCGACCAGCGCGCCGACTGAGCCGCCGCGGGCGGCGGACCGCCCGGCGCCGCGGCGGATTCGGGGCCGAGCCTTGGCGGCGGGAGTGTGCGGTGTTCTCGTACGCGCATGCCGCACCAGACCGCGCTCCTGGCCACGATCGCTGCGGCGTTCGCGCTCGCTTTCCTGATGGGGGCCCTGGCCGCGCGCCTGCGCCTGCCGCCCCTCATCGGGTACGTGCTGGCCGGTGCCGCGCTCGGGCCGTTCGCGCCCGGCTGGGTGACCGATGCCGCGATCGCGGGCCAGCTCGCGGAGATCGGCGTCATCCTCCTGATGTTCGGCGTGGGGCTGCACTTCTCGCCCCGCGACCTGCTGGCGGTGCGCCGCGTGGCCGTGCCGGGCGCGCTGCTGCAGATGGGCGCCGCCACGGCGCTGGGGACGGCCCTCGCCCGCGCCTGGGATTGGCCCTGGGAGGGGGCGCTGGTCCTCGGCCTGTCGCTGTCGGTGGCGAGCACCGTCGTGGTGCTCCGCACGCTGGAGGCGCGGGGACGCCTCGACACGGCGGACGGGCGCACCGCCGTCGGCTGGCTGGTCGTGCAGGACCTGGCGATGGTGCTCGTGCTCGTGCTGCTGCCGGCGCTCGCGCCGGCGGGCGCGGCGCGCGCCGACGGCGCGCTCTGGTCGGGCCTCGCGCTCACGCTCGCGAAGGTCGGCGCGTTCCTGGCGCTGATGCTCGTGGTCGGTCGGCGCGCGGTGCCCTGGCTCCTCGTCCGCGTGGCGCGCCTCGGCTCGCGCGAGCTGTTCACGCTCGCCGTGCTGACCATCGCGCTCGGCGTCGCCGTGGGGGCGTCCGCGCTGTTCGGCGTGTCGTTCGCGCTCGGCGCGTTCTTCGCGGGCGTCGTGATCAGCGAGTCGGACCTCAGCCACCAGGCCGGCGCCGACGCGCTGCCGCTGCAGGACGCGTTCGCGGTGCTCTTCTTCGTGTCGGTGGGGATGCTCTTCGACCCGCTGATCCTGGTGCGCGAGCCGCTGCGCGTGCTGGCCGCGGTGGGCGTGGTGCTCGCCGGCAACGCGCTCGCGGCGCTCGTGCTGCTCGTGCGGCTGGGGCATCCGGCGCGCGCGTCGCTCGTCGTCGCCGCCAGCCTCGGACAGATCGGCGAGTTCTCCTTCATCCTCGTGGGGCTCGGCGTCGCGCTCGGCGTGCTGCCGCCCGAGGGGCGGAGCCTCGTGCTCGCGGCCGCGCTGGTGAGCATCGCGGGCAACCCGCTGCTGCTGGCCGCCGCGGGCGCGGCCGAGCGGTGGCTGGCGCTGCGGCCGCACGTGCTCGATCGGGTGGAGCGCGTGCCCGCGGGCGTCGCCGTCGTGCCGGATGCGTCGCCGACGCCCGCGCTGCGCGACCACGCAGTGCTCGTGGGCCACGGCCGCGTGGGGCGCACGATCGGCGAGGCGCTGGCGCGCGAGGGGCTGCCCTACGTCGTGGTGGAGCGCGACCACCGCACCGTCGAGGCGCTGCGCGACCGCGGCGTGCCGGCGGTGTACGGCGACGCCTCGCGGGCCGGCGTGCTCGCGCACGCGCACCCGGAGCGCGCGCGCGTGGTGGTCGTGGCCGCGCCCGACCCGTACCATGCGCGGCACATCGTGGAGCTGGCGCGCCGCGCGCGACCGGGCATCGACGCCGTGGTGCGCACGCACAGCACCGAGGCGCAGGAGTACTTCGAGCGCATCGGCGTGGCGCACGCGCTGATGGGCGAGCACCAGCTCGCGATCGGCATGGCGCGCCACACGCTGGCGGCGCTCGGCTGCGATGCGCAGCGCGCCGAGCGCACGGTGCGCGCGCTGGAGCGGCGCGAGGCGCGGGAGGCCGAGGCGTGAGCACCACCGAGCCCGTCGCGACCGCGGTCCTGCTGGCGCTGTTCGGCGCGCTGCTGGCGGTGAGCGCGCTCTTCAGCCGCGCGTCGCAGCGCTTCGCGATCCCCGTCGCGCTCGTCTTCCTCGGCATCGGCATGCTGGCCGGCTCCGAGGGGCTCGGCGGCATCGCGTTCGAGAACTACGGCTTCGCGTTCCGCATCGGCACGGTCGCGCTGGTGCTGATCCTCTTCGACGGCGGCCTGAACACGCCGATGCACGCGGTGCGCGACGCGGTGCGGCCGGCCGGCGTGCTGGCGACCGCCGGCGTGGCCGGGACGGCGGGCCTCGTCGCGACGGCCGCGCACGCGCTCTCGTTCGACTGGCCGGAGGCGCTGCTCATGGGCGCCGTCGTCTCGTCCACGGACGCGGCGGCCGTGTTCTCCGTGTTGCGCTCCAGCGGCATCAACCTCAAGCGCCGCGTCGGCACGACGCTGGAGGTCGAGTCGGGCCTCAACGACCCGATGGCGGTCATCCTGACGATGGCGATGACGGCGCACCTGCTGCGGCCCGCGAGCGCGCTCGACTGGCACCTCGCGGTGGACGTGCTGCGCGAGATCGTCGTCGGCGGCACGCTGGGCATGGCGATCGGACGCGGCGGACGCGCGGTGCTGACGCGCGTGCGCCTGCCGGCCGGCGGGCTGTATCCCGCGCTCACGCTCGGCATCGCGTTCCTCGCGTTCGCCGTGCCGACGCTGGTGCACGGCAGCGGCTTCCTCGCCGTGTACGTCGCCGCGGTGATCATCGGGAACGGGCCCCTGCCCTTCCGTCCCGGGCTGCTGCGCGTGCACGACGCGCTCGCGTGGCTGAGCCAGATCGTGATGTTCCTCGTGCTCGGCCTCCTCGTCTTTCCCACGCGGCTGGCGGAGGTGGCGGGGACGGGGCTCGTGCTCGCGCTGTTCCTGGCGGTGGTCGCGCGGCCGGTCGTCGTCGCGGCGTGCCTCGCGCCCTTCCGCGCCTACACGCGGCGCGACGTCGCGTACGTGGGCTGGGTCGGGCTGCGCGGCGCGGTGCCGATCATCCTCGCGACGTTCCCGGTGCTGGCGGGCGCGCCCGGCGCGGCACGCGTGTTCGACGTGGTGTTCTTCATCGTCGTCGTGAACGCGCTGATCCCCGGCGCGACGGTGCCGTGGGTGACGCGAAAGCTCGGCCTCGAGTCGGGCGAGCCGCCCGCGCCGCGCGCGGTGCTCGAGATCGAGAGCATGCAGCCGCTGGAGGGCGAGCTGCTGTCGTTCCACGTCGGCGACGAGCTGGCGGTGGCGGGCGTCGCGCTGCGCGACCTCTGGTTCCCCGAGGGCGCGTCGGTCGTGCTGATCGTGCGCGGACGCGAGCTGCTGGCGCCGAAGGGCGACACGGTGCTGACGCCGGGCGACCACGCGTACGTGTTCACGCGGCCGGAGGACCTGCCGATCGTGCAGCTGATGTTCGGGCGGCCGGAGGGAGACTGACGGCGTGCACGGCCGCTCGGGATGCGCCGGTGCGCCGGTCCTCTTGCCTGTTGGAGAGGACGCGGATGCTCCGGATCGGAACGGATCATTCGGATCGCTCCGTGTGGCGCATGGAGCGTCGCCGCCACGCGGGACGATCCGTTCGATCCGCTGCATCCGGAGCATCCGCATCCCTCCAACGGCCAGAGGGGTCCAGCGCGCGAGGCCCGAACGACGAATACAAGACAGGATGACAGGATGACGAAGAGGCTCCGCGGTGCGCGTGGTCCTGTGCGCTCTGCGGAGCCTCCTGGTCATCCTATCATCCTGTCGAATGCCGTTTCCCGTTCGAGTCCTGCGCGCTGCCTACCGCACGGGCAGTCGACTCGACGATGCTCCATTCTCGACCGCGCCGTCGAGCAGCCCGCCGCGCGTCACCAGCTGCGCGGCCAGCACGGTCTGGATGACGCCCGCGATGTTGCCGGTCGTCGCCTCCGGTGCGCCGCGGCCGTCGCTCGCGATGGTCACCAGCTTCGCCTCGGCGAGCGCCGACGCGATCGCGGGCGCGAGCTGCGGCAGCATCTCGACCTGGCGATAGCGGAAGTAGCTCTCGCCACCCGCCTGGATCGCGGCGTTCACCTTCTCGATGCTCTCCGCCGTCGCGGCGGCGACCGTCCGGATGCGGATCGCCTCCGCCTCGGCGGCCGCCTGCGCCTCGATGCGCACGCGCTCCGCGTCGGCGCGTGCCTGGGCGATCTGCGTCGCGTCCAGCTCCGACGTCCGCTGCACGGCGAGCGCGTCCTGCTTCTTCGCCTCCGCCTGCGCGATCAGCGCCGCGTTCGACGCGCGCGTCTGCTCCAGCTCGCGCTGCCGGTCCGAGATCACGCGCTCGGCCTCCAGCTGCGCCTCGCGCGCGCGGCGGGTCTGCAGCGCGGCAACGATCTCCGCGTTGGCCTGCGCCTCCGCCGCCGACTGGCGGCGCCGCGCCTCGGCCACCTCGGACTGCACCACCTTGATGTTGAGCGAGTTGAAGATCAGCCCCAGGTCCGTGAGCTCGCGCGAGCACGCCTTGCGGATGATCACCGCCAGTGGATCGTCGTCGTCCTCGGCGGCCTGCATCGCCTGCATCGTGGCGGCTGGCGCGAGGAGCGGCGTGAGCGACGTGCCCGGCGTGGCCGCGGGCAGCGCCGACGTTGCCGGCAGCGCGCGCGGCGCGGGCGCCGTCTTCGCGGAGAAGAGCTGGTCGTGCGTCAGCAGGTTGATCGCGCGGCGCCCGGAGCTCGAGAGCAGATCGGTGAGCGTGCTCACCTGGTCGGGCTCCGGCTTCGCGAAGAAGCGGTTCGCGGCCGTCTTGATGAGCGCGTCCGTGTCGCCCACCGAGACGATCGCGCTCGCGAGCACGCGCACCTTGATCGGGCGCGGTGTCCCCGTCTCGTCGACGTCGGCCGTCTGGTCGGTGATGTCGAGATCGACGTTGATCACCTTGCTCGACAGCGTGGTGCCCGTCGTCAGCAGCGGGATCTCCTTCGACTTGCCGGGGCCGCGGTAGATGACGGTGCCGCCGTGCAGCCAGCTGACCATGCGGATCGTGCCCGCCTCGACGTTGCGCAGGAACGCCGCGACGATGGCGGGAATGAGCCCGAACACGACGCCCAGCACGATCGCGATCACGACGTAGGAGGTCAGTGCCATGGTGGTCCTCGGCCCATGCGGGCCGGTATGGGAAGCGGAGCCGCGCGCCTCTGCGTCAGCGGCCCAGGAACGAGACGGTGCAGCGATGGCGCTCGGGATCGACGTGCTCGACGCGCAGCCGGTCGCCGGCGCGCACGCGCAGGCCGAGCACGCGGTCCTCGTGGCGCAGGGTGCCGAGCACCTGCACGACCTGCCCGTCGACCTCGAGGGCGACGAGGCCCTGGCCGTTGGCGTCGAAGCCGCTGGCGGCGCGCGCCTCGTCGAGCAGCGCGCTCTCCAGCGTGCGCGCGGGCGCGGAGGCGAAGCGCAGCAGGAAGCGCCAGAGCGGCGCGACGACCAGCCGCTCGAACGCGACGCCGCCGAGCAGCGCGAGCGCGACCAGCGCGACGCCGCCCACGAACGGGCGCAGGAGCAGCCCCGTCGCGCCGAAGCCCACGAGCGCGCTGCAGAGGACGCGCGGCGACGCGAGCGACCAGAGGACGTCGCGCCCGCCGTGGTGATGGGGCGCGGCCGCGTGCTGCGCGGCGCCGTGGTGCGGCGCGGCATCGTGATGATGCGCCGCGCCGTGATCGTGGCCGTGATGGCCATCAGGGCCGTGGTGGACCTGGTGGCCCGACTGGCCGTGATGGCCGTGGCGTCCCAGGCCGCTGGCCGCCATGACCGTCAGGCCGGCGGCGCCGAGGGCGAGGGAGAAGGTGTAGGTGTCCATGGGGTGGCGCGGGCGCGCGGCCCGCGCCGCACGGTCACGGCCGTGGCGCCGGCAGCTGGATCAGCGGCGTCGCGCCGCCCGAGACCTGCGGCAGCTGGCCGTTCCACTTCTTCATCTGCTCGTACTGCACGAGCGTCGGCGTGATGCTGCGCGACAGCAGCTCGTTCGCCTTCGCCTGCGCCTCGGCCTCGGTGAGGATCGCCTTCGCGCGGCCCGCCGCCTTGATCGAGTCGCCCTGCGCCTGGAAGGTGTTCTTCTGCAGCTCGTTCTGCGCGGTGAGCGCCTGCTGCTGCATCACGTTCTTCGTGTTGATCGCCTGCATCACCGACTCCGGCGCGCGCAGCTCGTTGAGCGTGAACTGCTTCACGACGATCCCGTACGGCGCGAGCCGCTGCGAGATGAGCCCCTGCGCGCGTCCCACCGCCTCCGCCTTCTTGGGGCCGATGATGTCGGCGATCTGCTCGCTGCCGATGACCTCCTGCAGCGCCTGGCGGATGGTCTGCTTCACGTAGCCGTGCTGGATGGTGCCGATGTCGGTGCGGAAGGTCTGGTAGAGCTGCGGCACCTTCGCCGGGTCGAGCTCGAACGACATCGACACGTCCACCGAGAGCGGCTGGCCTTCCTGCGAGTTGACGTTGATCTCGTCGTTCGGCCCGCCCTCGTCGTTCGCGCGCGTGAGGACGAGCGTCTGCATGAAGGTCGGGTACTCCTCGATCGCCGTCAGCAGCGGGTTGCGTGCGTGCAGCCCGGGGCCCAGCGGCGTGCGATCGACGCCGCCGCCGGTGCGGTGGATGACGATGCCGACGTGGCCGGGGTTCACGTACGTCACCATCGACGGCGCGAGCACCGTCAGCGCGAGGATGCCGGCGACGAACGCGAAGACGCGCCGCACCGAGCGTCCGGTGTCGCGCGGACGCGGCGGCTCGCCGCCGGCCACGCCGCGGCGTCCCGCACGGCCGCTCGTGGGCGTGTAGCTCCCGAGGTCGGGCATGCGCGCGCCGATGCCGGCGCGCAGCGTGTCGGCGAAGGACGAGGACGACTCCGTGGCGCCGTCGGCGCCGCTGTCACGTTCGTCAGGCGATCCCATCGAGGGTCTCCGCGTAGCAATGCGGGCAGATCCGCTCGCCGGTCGGCAGGCGGACGAGGTCGCGCTCCTCCAGGTCGCCGTGCAGCGGGCAGCGGAGGAACACCTCGCGCTCGATGCGCCGGCGGTTCGCGGACTGGCGGGCCCAGAGGCCCAGCGGGGTGTGCCCGAACACCCCATATGCGACGAGGGCGACCGCCACCGCGATGAACGCGGCGAAGAGGACGCCCTCGAGTAGGATCGTGACCATCGTGCCCCAATCTACGGGCCGCCGGTCCGGAAAGTTACGGGGCGCCGCGCCCGTCGCCGGTCCGTTACGCCGCCGGCTCCTCCGACACCGCCTCCGATTCCGGCACCGGCAGCGCCGCCGCGGTCGTGCCGAGCCGCCGGAGGAGCGCGCGGGCGGCCTGCTGCTCCTCGTGCGTCAGCCCGGCCATCGCCGCGTGCACCACCGCCGCGTGACGCGGGAACGCCTCCCGGACGAACGCCGTGCCGGCGTCGGTGAGCACCGCGTAGCGCGCGCGCCGGTCCTCGTCGCACCGGTCGCGGCGCACCAGCCCGCGCCGCTCCAGTCGGTCCACGAGGTACGTGACGCCGCCGCTCGACACGAGGAGCGAGCGCTGCACCTCGCCCAGCAGCATGGGGCCCTTGTGGTGCAGCGCCTCCAGCACGCCGAACTCGGCGAGCGTCAGCCCGTGGCGGGCGACGTCGGCGGCGGCGTGTGCGGCGATGGCGGCCTGCGCGCGCGACAGCACGACCCACAGCTTGAGCGCGTCGCGCTCGGCGGGGCCGACGTCGGGCGGGGTCGGGGTATGGCGCGGGTGGCTGGACGTCATGGCGCCCGCAAATTACCTCACCGTTGAGACGCTCCACCAGAGAGTCGAACGACCCTGGTCGCCGGCGCGTCCGCCCCACCCCGCCCTCCGCTTCCTACCTCCATCCCGCATCCATGACGATTCCCGACACGCCCCAGTCCGGGCTGCCCGACCGCCGCGCCTTCATGGGCGTGTTCGCCGCGATGGGGCTCGGCTCGACGCTGCTGCCCGGCGTGCTGTGGGCGAAGGTCTCCGACGGCGCCGAGGTCACGACGGCCAGCGTCGCGGCGGCGGCCGAGATCGCGGGGCTCGAGTTCGACGAGCAGGAGAGGACGACGCTCGTCGAGGCGCTGAAGCGCCAGCTCGCGCAGATCGAGGCGCTGCACAAGGTGCCGCTGCCGAACGAGGTCGCGCCCGCGATCCACTTCGACCCGCGCGTGCCGGGCACGTCGTCGGCGCTGCTGGGCACCACACGGCGCGGTGGAGCGGCGACCCCTGCGGCGCCCGCCGCGTCGAGCGCGGCGCGGATGACGCGCGCGCCGCAGCGCATCACGGCCGTGCCGCGCGACGCCGAGCTGGCGTTCCAGCCGGTGGCGGTGCTCGCGGAGCTGGTCCGCACGCGCAGGGTGACGCCGTCGCAGCTCACGGAGCTGTACCTGTCGCGCATCAAGGCGCACGATCCGGTGCTGAAGGCAGTCATCACCGTGACCGAGGAGCGCGCGCGCGCGCAGGCGAAGCAGCTGGACGACGAGATCGCGCGCGGCCGGTGGCGCGGCCCGCTGCACGGCATCCCGTGGGGCGCGAAGGACCTGCTGGCCGCGAAGGGCTACAAGACGACGTGGGGCGCGGGCCCGTACCGCGATCAGACGATCGACGCCGACGCCGAGGTGGTGAAG
Protein-coding sequences here:
- a CDS encoding HEAT repeat domain-containing protein, with the protein product MSTPALLLRDVARLVLLLRAERAEADLRRAALRTAVRTARHVSLDLAVDGRTLRVNGVAHLGATAEEQALVTTLREARIARLTVRAGAGVRDVAHLAGLLAHAEGATGTALVRELDARRLWSVRLVAAPDGVTADPELSPALAGALVLVRGAVAHGGPASAPELDAAAALLAEDVAPEIHAAAGAVLRREGDAGARALIARLAAAESIAARRRCFDALLDIGAGVAELVDALQHPQWYVVRNVAELLGALEAREAEVPLALLLAHPDVRVREAAAVALDRLATPVARDALRGVLSDESTTVRRLSVRAIAAPGGAPGRAAAARLIAAFDREADPDVRLEAVAALGRVGTFDAVQRLLRLAGAREAHQGAAVRVAALHALAQARGAAADATLRALIDDREPAVRETARRLLATLAA
- a CDS encoding GAF domain-containing protein; its protein translation is MTSIPEPVPRAAASLTGPEAAAVYDRARLAEVARLGLDQPAADAVLSAAVRAAAGALSLPIGLVTIVLDEAQFFLAHTGLDGWMAETHGGPVEWSFCRFAVASLAPFVVEDATVHPLVRESPPVTIDNLRCYAGVPLVTSRGVAVGTLCVAGEEPRQFADADIATLRALADDVVAHLERREPRA
- a CDS encoding hotdog fold thioesterase — translated: MTTPRMTDEVRAWLQGFPSRGLVDHLGIDVIEAEPARVVATMSVEQRVHQPYGLLHGGASVALAESVASIAASLNIDRARFMAVGLEINANHLRPVRDGVVTAVGTPVHVGRSTQVWEIRISDARERLVCISRCTLAVVPLEREPA
- a CDS encoding DMT family protein, with amino-acid sequence MPATLRTVLLLTLSNVFMTYAWYGHLRSLAERPWWIAAIVSWGIALFEYLLQVPANRIGFTVLTLPQLKMLQEVITLLVFVPFSVLYMKQAPRLDFLWAGLCLLGAVYFVFRGHGS
- a CDS encoding GNAT family N-acetyltransferase → MSDSVTWRLAPYHDLTRDELYALLQLRQRVFVVEQSCPFLDIDGADDRAWHLLGWTRDAEGAPLLGAYARLFAPGAMYDEASIGRVVTHPAARRGGLGRALMREALARLATLSPGSPVRIGAQRYLERFYESLGFHVAGPEYLEDGIPHVEMLRTA
- a CDS encoding cation:proton antiporter; its protein translation is MPHQTALLATIAAAFALAFLMGALAARLRLPPLIGYVLAGAALGPFAPGWVTDAAIAGQLAEIGVILLMFGVGLHFSPRDLLAVRRVAVPGALLQMGAATALGTALARAWDWPWEGALVLGLSLSVASTVVVLRTLEARGRLDTADGRTAVGWLVVQDLAMVLVLVLLPALAPAGAARADGALWSGLALTLAKVGAFLALMLVVGRRAVPWLLVRVARLGSRELFTLAVLTIALGVAVGASALFGVSFALGAFFAGVVISESDLSHQAGADALPLQDAFAVLFFVSVGMLFDPLILVREPLRVLAAVGVVLAGNALAALVLLVRLGHPARASLVVAASLGQIGEFSFILVGLGVALGVLPPEGRSLVLAAALVSIAGNPLLLAAAGAAERWLALRPHVLDRVERVPAGVAVVPDASPTPALRDHAVLVGHGRVGRTIGEALAREGLPYVVVERDHRTVEALRDRGVPAVYGDASRAGVLAHAHPERARVVVVAAPDPYHARHIVELARRARPGIDAVVRTHSTEAQEYFERIGVAHALMGEHQLAIGMARHTLAALGCDAQRAERTVRALERREAREAEA
- a CDS encoding potassium/proton antiporter; the encoded protein is MSTTEPVATAVLLALFGALLAVSALFSRASQRFAIPVALVFLGIGMLAGSEGLGGIAFENYGFAFRIGTVALVLILFDGGLNTPMHAVRDAVRPAGVLATAGVAGTAGLVATAAHALSFDWPEALLMGAVVSSTDAAAVFSVLRSSGINLKRRVGTTLEVESGLNDPMAVILTMAMTAHLLRPASALDWHLAVDVLREIVVGGTLGMAIGRGGRAVLTRVRLPAGGLYPALTLGIAFLAFAVPTLVHGSGFLAVYVAAVIIGNGPLPFRPGLLRVHDALAWLSQIVMFLVLGLLVFPTRLAEVAGTGLVLALFLAVVARPVVVAACLAPFRAYTRRDVAYVGWVGLRGAVPIILATFPVLAGAPGAARVFDVVFFIVVVNALIPGATVPWVTRKLGLESGEPPAPRAVLEIESMQPLEGELLSFHVGDELAVAGVALRDLWFPEGASVVLIVRGRELLAPKGDTVLTPGDHAYVFTRPEDLPIVQLMFGRPEGD
- a CDS encoding prohibitin family protein, whose protein sequence is MGSPDERDSGADGATESSSSFADTLRAGIGARMPDLGSYTPTSGRAGRRGVAGGEPPRPRDTGRSVRRVFAFVAGILALTVLAPSMVTYVNPGHVGIVIHRTGGGVDRTPLGPGLHARNPLLTAIEEYPTFMQTLVLTRANDEGGPNDEINVNSQEGQPLSVDVSMSFELDPAKVPQLYQTFRTDIGTIQHGYVKQTIRQALQEVIGSEQIADIIGPKKAEAVGRAQGLISQRLAPYGIVVKQFTLNELRAPESVMQAINTKNVMQQQALTAQNELQKNTFQAQGDSIKAAGRAKAILTEAEAQAKANELLSRSITPTLVQYEQMKKWNGQLPQVSGGATPLIQLPAPRP
- a CDS encoding MarR family winged helix-turn-helix transcriptional regulator yields the protein MTSSHPRHTPTPPDVGPAERDALKLWVVLSRAQAAIAAHAAADVARHGLTLAEFGVLEALHHKGPMLLGEVQRSLLVSSGGVTYLVDRLERRGLVRRDRCDEDRRARYAVLTDAGTAFVREAFPRHAAVVHAAMAGLTHEEQQAARALLRRLGTTAAALPVPESEAVSEEPAA